A stretch of the Papaver somniferum cultivar HN1 chromosome 6, ASM357369v1, whole genome shotgun sequence genome encodes the following:
- the LOC113291322 gene encoding uncharacterized protein LOC113291322, with protein MDQICDALNEIEKGKLPSQPQQIQKSAFQASTPACNESSHNQVNVVTILRSGKIIKNNVGVPQSDESYTDSQLHTTPQKTSSVEKESEQDSYSKNSTDVNIPAPSHVPVAPFPQKLVQQKKGTQYNEMLEMFKRVNINIPFLEAIKQIPAYAKFLKDLCTQKRKLHMHKRAFLTEQMSSIIPNKTPHKFKDPGSPTITCTIGDHTIDRALLDLGASVNLFPYSVYEQLGLGELKPTPVKLQLADRPVKIPRGIVEDVVIKVDKFYFPVEFFVLDIQPVQNPDCHIPVILGCSFLETTERFNISQQPLDCDDSELHEINMIESLIQDSLPDILSMNPLQACLDNFDLDLFYSEYITEVYSLLESVPPMDIAKCQTVVEPLPLSDSKSEPPLVKSPKLDLKPLPDTLKYAFLGSSDTLHVIIASCLDTEHESKFFRSY; from the exons atggatcaaatatgtgatgCACTAAATGAGATAGAAAAAGGTAAACTCCCTAGTCAACCTCAACAAATCCAGAAAAGTGCATTTCAGGCAAGCACGCCAGCTTGCAATGAGTCCTCACATAATCAAGTGAATGTTGTCACTATTCTTCGTAGTGGTAAAATTATTAAGAACAATGTAGGTGTACCACAGTCAGATGAGTCTTATACAGACTCACAATTGCACACTACACCACAGAAAACATCTAGTGTAgaaaaagaatctgagcaagATAGCTACTCTAAGAATTCTACTGATGTTAATATCCCTGCACCATCTCATGTGCCTGTGGCTCCATTTCCTCAAAAGTTGGTGCAACAAAAGAAAGGTACCCAATACAATGAGATGTTGGAGATGTTTAAACGAGTCAATATAAATATTCCTTTCCTCGAAGCAATCAAGCAGATACCTGCTTATGCTAAATTCTTAAAAGATCTATGCACACAAAAGCGAAAACTTCATATGCATAAGCGTGCCTTTCTCACTGAGCAGATGAGTTCAATCATTCCAAATAAAACACCACACAAGTTTAAAGACCCAGGTAGTCCAACTATCACATGCACTATAGGTGACCATACAATCGATAGAGCTTTGTTAGacttaggtgcaagtgtgaaccttttTCCATATTCTGTATATGAGCAATTAGGTCTTGGGGAGCTGAAACCCACTCCTGTTAAGCTGCAATTAGCGGACAGACCTGTAAAGATCCCTCGTGGTATTGTTGAAGATGTCGtaatcaaggttgacaaattttaTTTTCCTGTGGAATTCTTTGTGTTGGATATTCAACCTGTGCAAAACCCAGATTGTCACATTCCTGTAATTTTAGGATGTTCTTTCCTGGAGAC AACTGAACGTTTTAACATTAGTCAACAACCCTTGGATTGCGATGATTCTGAATTGCATGAGATTAATATGATTGAGAGTCTGATTCAAGACTCATTGCCTGACATCTTATCTATGAATCCTTTGCAAGCATGTTTAGACAATTTTGACTTAGATCTTTTTTATTCTGAGTATATTACTGAAGTCTACTCTTTGCTTGAATCTGTACCACCCATGGATATTGCTAAATGTCAGACTGTTGTGGAACCACTTCCACTTTCTGATTCCAAGTCTGAACCACCTCTTGTCAAATCACCTAAGCTTGATTTGAAACCATTGCCTGACACTTTGAAATATGCTTtcttaggttcttctgataccTTGCATGTTATTATTGCATCATGCTTAGACACAGAACATGAAAGTAAATTTTTTAGAAGTTATTAA